Genomic segment of Oceanotoga teriensis:
TTGAAGAGGTATTTCTTTTAACCGGAGGAAAAGCCAATACATCTACACTATTATTTGAAGTATATAATTTAGCTTTTACCGAGTACAAATTTGGTAGATCTTCAGCATTATCTATAATATTGTCTGGAATATTGATTATTTTTGCCATAATTAACTTTAAATTTTTTGGCACGGGAGTTGAAAAAGATGCAAAAAAATAAAAAAATTAAAAAAATGATTTTTACATATATTTTGTTGATTTTATTATCTCTTTTTTTCATATTTCCTTTTTTGTGGGTATTATCTACTTCATTTAAAGGAGCAGAAGATATCTTTGGAAATGGTTTAAATTTGATACCTAAATCTTTTACGATTAAAAATTATGTTGAGGTTTTTACAGCTATCCCAATGGCAAAATATTTTTTAAATACTTTAATAATAACTTTTATAGGTGTAGCTTTTCAAGTCATCTTAGCATCTTTGGCAGCATACCCATTGGCAAGACTTGATTTTAAAGGAAGAAATTTAATTTTTTATTTGATTCTTTTACCAATGTTAATACCTGTTGAAGGATCTTTAGTTATAAATTTTATAACTATTTTAAATCTTCAACTTTATAATACATATCTTTCAGTTGTTTTGCCAGGAGCTGTTAGTATATTTGGAATATTTTTGATGAGACAGCATTATTTATCAGTTCCTAAAGAACTTGAGGATGCAGCGAGAATAGATGGATGTAATGAATTTCAAGTTTGGTGGAAAATAACTTTTCCACTCGTTAGACCTGCAACTTCTGCTTTAGCTATTTTTTCATTTGCTGCATTTTGGAATAGTTTTTTATGGCCTTTGATAGTATTAAAAGACTCTAATAAATTTCCTTTACAAGTTGGATTATCACAATTAAATACGCAATTCAATCAAAATTTTAGAACTATATCAGCAGCTATTGTAATAGCAACTATACCTATTTTAGTTTTCTTTTTCTTCACTCAAAGATATTTTATTGAAGGATATAAAGGTGCTGTAAAACAATAAATGGAGGATAATTCAATGAAAATAATTTATTTGCCAGTAGATGAAAGATTTTGTACAAGAGATTATTTTTTATTACTTGCAGAATCTGTAAATATAAATGTTTTAACCCCAAATAAAAAAGATCTTGGAAATAAAAAAATTCCTGCAGATACTGATTTTATAAAAAGATGGCTATTAGATAATTCTGAATATGGGGATATATTAATTTTAAGTATAGATACATTATTACATGGTGGATTGATACCTTCGAGAATAAATAAATTAAAATATGAAACTTTATTAGAAAAACTTGAAATATTAGAAACTTTAAAAAATAAAGGTTGTAAAATTTATATTTCTACCTCAGTTACAAGAATTCCAAAATATAATTCTGATGATGAAGAACCAGTTTATTGGGAATTTTGGGGTGAAAAAATAAGAGATTTGACATTAAAAATTTCAGAAAATAAACCTAATATATTAAATGAATATGATACTGTGTATAAAAACATGAATTTTAAAAATGATATACCCGAATGGTATTTAGAAGATTTTTTTATACGTAGAAATAGAAATTTCAAAATAATATCTAAATTATTAGATTTAGTTAAATTAAATATTATAGACTTTTTAAACATAACCTTAGATGACAATGAAGAAAATAGCTTATCTGTTCTCGAAAGTAAATACCATGAAGAAAAAGTGTTAAAAGAAAATTTGCAAGAAAAAGTTAGTATACATCCAGGTGCAGATGAAGCTTCTTTAAGTCTTTTAAGTAAAGCGTTAACAGATCATTTTAATGTTAAACCTATGTTTGATATTAAATATTCAGAACCTGAATATAAACATTTGATACCACCATATGAAGGAACTCCTCTCTTTGAAAGTTTAGCAGAGCATATAAAATCTTCAGGGGGAATTTTTGTTGAAAATCAAGGAGATATAACTTTACTTGTAAATAATTCAGATAAAAAACAACATATAGATATAAATAATAAAAATGATTATAAATTTGATGATAATAATCAAAACAAATTATTAAATTATATACAACAAAAAAACATCAAAGGTATTTGTGATA
This window contains:
- a CDS encoding DUF4127 family protein — encoded protein: MKIIYLPVDERFCTRDYFLLLAESVNINVLTPNKKDLGNKKIPADTDFIKRWLLDNSEYGDILILSIDTLLHGGLIPSRINKLKYETLLEKLEILETLKNKGCKIYISTSVTRIPKYNSDDEEPVYWEFWGEKIRDLTLKISENKPNILNEYDTVYKNMNFKNDIPEWYLEDFFIRRNRNFKIISKLLDLVKLNIIDFLNITLDDNEENSLSVLESKYHEEKVLKENLQEKVSIHPGADEASLSLLSKALTDHFNVKPMFDIKYSEPEYKHLIPPYEGTPLFESLAEHIKSSGGIFVENQGDITLLVNNSDKKQHIDINNKNDYKFDDNNQNKLLNYIQQKNIKGICDIRFGNGSDDEIILKLLKKVKNWDKINYSGWNTPGNTIGTVCAYSIIQFLASKKYLKLDTSKMKRLQAIFFIEHWGYQSNVRQELREESKKYGCNIWTLLPAEKWAIDYSKEKLNDYKEIVENNMNQIWEMEVWFPWNRSFEIGIKLKEKGDING
- a CDS encoding carbohydrate ABC transporter permease, with protein sequence MQKNKKIKKMIFTYILLILLSLFFIFPFLWVLSTSFKGAEDIFGNGLNLIPKSFTIKNYVEVFTAIPMAKYFLNTLIITFIGVAFQVILASLAAYPLARLDFKGRNLIFYLILLPMLIPVEGSLVINFITILNLQLYNTYLSVVLPGAVSIFGIFLMRQHYLSVPKELEDAARIDGCNEFQVWWKITFPLVRPATSALAIFSFAAFWNSFLWPLIVLKDSNKFPLQVGLSQLNTQFNQNFRTISAAIVIATIPILVFFFFTQRYFIEGYKGAVKQ